The Pseudobacteroides sp. genome window below encodes:
- a CDS encoding dockerin type I domain-containing protein: MLLMTVIMLSQIFFSSSMSFGAQLVGDINNDSVVNMQDVLIIAKAFNTTKGQPYYDLTCDLNNDGMINMGDILKLAVNFNKSSDDYPTSDDQPANVTYEYDGVDGEYIYCNNPEGINNTTHYLADHGEVIYKTKTHGKRYATVFMQHLGGEGVGRLKFGVLLTNSNPGSVNIRISNQMFGGMKQLNPNNTPTTTVDYQNITRTNDYRKYFGGTINNPIDVYGDVIDGKLDTKIKSGYNGTTDITIPSSKSIWLMGGPSTVEEFFNEGKMEMGFVNGMAKFEKLTNLELDVKVVAYTSSNINAVKTAEKYPGWTW; encoded by the coding sequence ATGCTGTTGATGACAGTAATAATGCTTAGCCAGATTTTTTTCAGTTCAAGTATGTCATTTGGGGCACAGTTAGTAGGAGATATAAATAATGACTCAGTAGTAAACATGCAGGACGTTTTGATTATTGCAAAAGCATTTAACACAACTAAAGGTCAACCTTATTATGATTTGACATGTGATTTGAATAATGATGGTATGATTAATATGGGTGACATATTAAAGCTTGCCGTTAATTTTAATAAATCCTCTGATGATTATCCAACATCTGATGACCAACCTGCCAATGTGACATATGAATACGATGGTGTGGATGGTGAATATATATATTGCAATAATCCTGAAGGAATAAATAATACAACTCATTATTTAGCTGATCATGGAGAAGTCATTTACAAGACTAAAACACACGGAAAAAGATATGCCACAGTATTTATGCAGCATTTAGGAGGTGAAGGGGTAGGACGTCTGAAGTTTGGTGTTTTACTTACTAATAGTAATCCTGGTTCGGTAAATATCAGAATATCAAATCAGATGTTTGGAGGTATGAAACAACTTAACCCAAACAATACTCCTACTACTACAGTAGATTATCAGAATATTACAAGGACGAATGATTACCGTAAATACTTTGGGGGTACAATCAATAATCCTATTGATGTATATGGAGATGTTATCGATGGTAAGTTAGATACAAAAATAAAATCAGGTTATAACGGAACAACAGATATAACAATACCTAGTAGCAAGAGTATCTGGTTGATGGGTGGACCATCAACAGTAGAAGAATTTTTCAATGAAGGTAAAATGGAAATGGGATTTGTAAACGGAATGGCAAAATTTGAAAAGCTCACAAATTTAGAATTGGACGTAAAAGTTGTTGCATACACATCCTCAAACATAAATGCTGTAAAGACCGCTGAAAAATATCCAGGATGGACCTGGTGA